Part of the Nicotiana sylvestris chromosome 5, ASM39365v2, whole genome shotgun sequence genome is shown below.
ttgatgatatcctgatagATTtgtaagactgctttcaggagtCGATACATGCACTATGAAACTTGTGATGCCTTTTGGTCtgacaaatgctccagctgcattcatggatttaatgaataggGTGTTCAAACTATTTCTGGATAGATTtgtaatagtatttattgatgatatcctgatatattctTGTAGCCAAGGAGAACATGAGAATCATCTCAGGACTATGTTGCAGACATTGCGAGAACATCgactttatgctaagttctcgaagtgtgaattctggctagACTCGGTAGCATTTTTGGGGCATGATATATCCAAAGATGGAATTatggtagatcctaagaagattgaagCTGTGCAGAAATGGCCCAGACCTACTTCTcctacagagattcgcagctttttaGGCTATTATAGGGTTTTTGTGCAGGATTTCTTTAGAATAGCAGCGCCGCTGACCAATCTAACACAGAAAAatgcaaagtttcaatggacggAGGAATGTGAGCAGAGctttcaaaaactcaaaacatgTTTGATAACTGCACCAATATTAGCCTTACCATCAGATTCTGGAGGATTTACTGTATTCTGTGACGCCTCAAGGGTGGGATTAGGATGTGTTCTCATGCAAAATGGTcgtgttattgcttatgcttcgagacaATTGAAA
Proteins encoded:
- the LOC138869728 gene encoding uncharacterized mitochondrial protein AtMg00860-like translates to MKIFLRVLSGVDTCTMKLVMPFGLTNAPAAFMDLMNRVFKPFLDRFVIVFIDDILIDFQGEHENHLRTMLQTLREHRLYAKFSKCEFWLDSVAFLGHDISKDGIMVDPKKIEAVQKWPRPTSPTEIRSFLGYYRVFVQDFFRIAAPLTNLTQKNAKFQWTEECEQSFQKLKTCLITAPILALPSDSGGFTVFCDASRVGLGCVLMQNGRVIAYASRQLKKARAKLSYT